From the genome of Corallococcus macrosporus DSM 14697:
CTTCTTCTGGCCTGGGCGAGCCATGCATCGCGCTGAGGCAGATGGAGGAGTTGGTGATCGTCAGAGACGGTCCACTCCAGGCGCAAACCGGGGAGCGCGCGCTCCATTGCATGGACAACGACAATAGGACGGCTGTCATCCCTCGCCAACGCTGGCCCATAGACTTTGATACCGAGGGTGTCTTGCATCATGGTTCTTGGCACCACGTCATGAGTACGACCTTGAGGTCGGGCGCCGTATTCCTGAGGAGTTGCTCGTGTGCTTCGGTGCGAACGCCAACGACAAAGTCATATCCACAGGTCGTGGCGAGGTCTCGCTCGCGTCGCCCCTCCTCCACTTGCTTTTGAAGTTCAGTCCGCTGAACGAAAGGATTGTACGTTTCGATGGCGGTGGTCTTCACCTCCCAGAGAGTCCGCGCTGCGGGCTGCAACGCATCGTAGGTCTTGCCGTTGACGAGCACATTGGCTCCACGGAATGCATTGAACGGCACGTTGTCTGCGCACCAGTTGTGTAGCACGTTTCCGCCCTTGGGCGGAACGCGCTTGGGACTGCACTCCGGGCGGCGCTCTCGAGTTCGCGGCTCATGCGGCACTGGAGGGAACCAGTCCTGTCCCGATGGCTCTGGTTTGGGCTTTTGATTCGCTGAGATGGCCCGCGGTGCGAACTTCGTTGTTTGGGACTCGGAGTCCAGTTCCTCCGGACTACTCCCCCGAAACTCATGCGTGTCCAATGCTTCCTTGACGGCGACGGCCACCGCCACCACGCCAACGACGATCACAGCCCCCACAATGATCTCAGGCGCAGCCAAGACGCAGAGGCCAAATCCCAAGGCAGCCGCGCCCGCCGAGGCGACCGCGCATCTTCTCGTCGGGTCGTTGAATCGGACCCGGTCATGGTCGAGGGCATGAAAGCACCGTTCTGCCACCGCAGGCCAAGGACGGGAAGCCTCACGGACGACACATTTCCCCTGGTCCCTCCACGGCAATGTCGCCGCCCGTTGGAGGTTTTCAATCCTCAGGTCCCATGGCACTCGCTCTCTTCGGTTTGGTGCCGACGTCGCGCACGCCGAGAGAATGAGTAGAAATGTGGCACAGGCTCGCAGTCGCATGGTCACGCCCGTTCAATCACGCGAGGGCTCTGTGAATCAAGGCTCGAAATCCCTGGCGTAGCCGACAGCACGCTCTGACGGACGAAAAGGTAGCCAGGACTTCTGATATAGAGCGAAGCTAGGCGCCTTGCCTGTCCTCGCTCTTTCCTGGAGTCAGTCAGGAAGGTGCTCGCGGTCTCTACCTGGGCTTTACATTCGCCGCGAGCAACGTCGCTACAACTTCGGAGGGCGTTGGATGTGGACGGTTCTCCATGTTGATATAAGTCGGGCTCCCATCGCCACAGATGACGAGATGTTGTCCCCGCTTCAGCCAAGCCAGAACCTTGTCCCCATGAGCCTTGAGTATCTGACTGGGGCGACGAGTCACCCCTTCAAAATGCAGGGTGAAGAAGTCCCGATTGGGCTCCCATTGCTCCAGCACGATAGGGCCATGGTGCCTGACTATCTCGCCCGCGAAGGTCACGTACGTCTCATCATTCCGCTGACGTGCTCTTGCCAGTTCCATGGCAGCAACGCAGTGCGTGTTGAGTGAGAGCGAGTTGCCGTGTACTTCATTGGACCAGTAGTTGCCTTCTCTTCGTGAGCCGTTGATGATGACGATTCGTCCCATGGTAGTTCTTGCTTCTTGGAGGTTGCTGAAGGGATGTCTGAGTCTGGATGTGGGCGTGTTGTTTGTCTCTGGTCGGCCCATGACACTCCACCGTGTCCGTTCAGGCTGTCCATGCTGGCGATGGCCGCATGGACAATCACGTCATGGTTCCCGCACGAAATCCTCACGGAGGAACCGGCGGCGCAGCGTGCGCGTGACTTCCGCGTCCCACCGGGCGGAGAACACCTCCACGAAGGTCCGGCGGTAGCGCAGCGCGCACGCCAGGCACAGCAGCGTGGAGGCCAGCCCGATGACCGCGTTCTGCCAGGAGGCCAGGTCCCACTGCCCCTCCCAGAACCACTCCCGCATGCTCGTGGGCCAGGAGTAGTAGATGGGCCAGCCCGGACCGCTGCCCGCGAGGTCGCAGAGCAGGTGCAGGTGGAAGGCGAACAGGGACAAGGCCGCCACCCGCAACCGCTGACGCGCCAGCGCCGCGCAGGCCACCGCTGTCACGATGGCACCCACGTACCCATGGAAGAGGACATGGTGGTACCTGGCGTAAGACGCCTCGCCCGCGAGCAGCGTGAGCCCATCCAGGTCCGGTGCCAGCCCCGCGCAGGTGACGAGGATGCGGTCCCTGCGCTCACGCAGGCCCTGCGCCGCGAGCCAGGCCAACTCAGCATGGACGATGGGATTCATGGTCGCCGGAGCCTATGCGACGACCGTGCCGCGCTTCACCCCACCAGGGGCGCGCGCCGCGGCGTGCCAAGCAGCTCCAGCGTCCGCACCGCCACGTCCGCCAGCGAGGAAGCGCACGGGTGGCAACCTGGCACCGTCCACTCATAACGCCCGGGCCGTCGCCCGCCCGCCCCCAGTGCCTGGCGCCACCTTTCTGATTGCCTAAAACCATTAGGAGCCTTACGAGGCCAGTGCCGTGTCTACTCGACCTCCTACTTCCCCGACACCCTCGGCGGTGCCGCGCTACGAGCGGCTCCGGCGTCTGGCGCTGCGCTTCCCAGAGCTCGACGCGAGCGCCATCGAGACGTGCATCACCCTGCTGCGGGCTTCGCACGACTTGTCGGGGGCCTATGAGACGCACCTGGGCCGCCATGGCCTGTCGATGGGGCGCTTCATGGTGCTGGTCCGCCTCCTCACCACCGAGGATGACGCGGTGGAGCGCGTGAGTGGGCTCACGCCCGCGGACCTCGCGGAGAGCTCGGGCGTCAGCCGGGCCACGATGACGGGGCTGCTGGACACGCTGGAGAAGGACGACCTCATCTCCCGCGAGGACCATCCGGAGGACCGCCGCATGTACACGGTGCGCCTCACGCCCAAGGCCCGGCAGCTCCTCGAAGGCGTGCTGCCGGACCACTACCGGCGGATCGCCGCGCTGATGGCGCCCCTGAGCGAAGAGGAGCGCACCACGCTGCGGACCTTGCTGGCCAAGGTCACCGCGGGGCTCCCCCTGCTCAAGGACCCCTGACGCACGGGCCCCGCCTGCTCAGCGCCGCGCGACGGCGCGAACCCGCGCGGGCTTGCGGCGCCGGGCGAACAGCGCGGCGAAGCAGAGCAGCCCCATGGCGGCGGTGAGGGACACCCCCGCGGTGCCACCGCCCGAGGCATTGCAGCCCTGGGCGCCAGCGCTCATCGGGTCCTCCGGGTTGAGGAGGTCCTCGGGCGAGGTGATGCCCCAGCGGCTCTGCGGCCGTGTGTCGGGCGTCTGGACGATGGGCGCGTCGGGGAGCTCCTCGGATGGCACCTCCTCCGGCGCGGGGAGCGTGGGCTCGGGCTCCGGCGTGGGCTCAGGCACTGGCGCGGGTTCCGGCGCCGGCGGGGGCGGCATCACCGCCTCCAGCGTGGAGGCCATGGTGAAGCCGTCGTGGTACACGCTGGCCTCCGGACGGATGGCGTCGTCGCGGTACAGGCCCAGCTTCAGGTAGTTCAGCTCCTTGCCGAACTGCGTCGCGATGAACGTCTTCGGCACGACGACCTCGTCGTTGTGCCAGAGCTGGACGAAGCCCTTCTTCGCGTCCGACGACCACTTCACCTGCAACACGAAGTCGTGCCAGTCACCGCGGTTGAGCGGCGCCGTCCACAGCACCTGGCCCTTCACGCCGCCCACGCGCAGGTGCATCTCTTCACCGCGCACGTAGAACTCCACCGGAGGAGAGCCGCAGCAGCCCATCTGGTGCCACTGCGCGAAGACCTGCCAGCCGTCGTCGAGCGGGTAGTCCGCGGGGAAGAGGGTGCTCCACTTGTAGTACCAGGTGGAGTCCGCCTGCTCCTGGCTGATGTAGAGCAATTCATTGCGGTTGCCGCTGGCGCCAATGGGGTCATCGCCCTGGCGCACCGTGGCCTTCAACGCATAGCGGCCCTCGCGAACCACGTCCGTCACCACCTGGAGACGGCTGTTGGAGACGCTCTGACTGCGCGTCCACTGCGAGGTATTGCCCGTCTCGAAGTCGCCTTTCCACACCACGTCCGCGGAGGCGAACGCGGGAATCAGAGACACCAGGGCGGCGAGTCGAAGCAGCTGCGTCAAGCGAGGTCCTTTCGTTCCAGGTTGGCGCAGTGGGACACTCAGGCGGACGTGCTACTTCCCGCTCGTGCCCTCTCGCAAAACCCTCGGGCGGACGGGGCCTCGCCGTCCCTGGTGAAGGGCGGACGGGCGTGCGGGCACCCGGCGCCGCGCTGGCTTCCGTCACCCGGCGGGCAGTGATTCCGGAGGGATGCGCGGATGGCCTGCACTCAAGGTTTTCGGCGCAAGCCGTCTCCAGGTCAGGTCGCCTGGTTCACGGCCTGACCACCCGGCGGAGCGTGGGCGGGTGGTAGGGGAGGGGGGCTCGAAAAATCCGGGAGAAATCATCCAGGCCCCCGGAGGTCGGTGGGGAAGGATGGATGGTGTACAACGCGGTAGCTGGGCGGCTGTGACGGGGATGGCGCCCGAGGGGGCAGTATGTTGAAGCCGGCGTACGACAAAGTCCTGGTCCTGGCGCTGGCCACGCCCGTGTTGGTGTTGACCGTCCTGCTTGCCCGTACGCCTTCCAAGGGAAGCGGGGCCCCCGTGTCCGCGCAGTTCTGGGCGGAGCGGCGTGGCGCGTCACGCATCGAGGCCCGGCTCACCCATCCCGAAGCGGACCGCTACCGGCCACGCACCTCGGCGGGCGGCTGCCCGGTCCCCCCCGAGCCCATCCCGCTGCGGGACTTGGCCCGGCTGGAGGAAGCGGGGGATTTGTCCGGAATCGCCGCCGCGTATGCCCTCCAGGGCGAGTGGAACCAGGCGGCCGCCTTCCTGGAGCGCATGCCTTCCTCGCCGGACCGCGACAGTGATCTGGCCGCGGCGTACCTGGCCCGGGGCGCGCATGAGCAGGCCCTGCGCTTGCTGGACGGCGTG
Proteins encoded in this window:
- a CDS encoding metal-dependent hydrolase, whose translation is MNPIVHAELAWLAAQGLRERRDRILVTCAGLAPDLDGLTLLAGEASYARYHHVLFHGYVGAIVTAVACAALARQRLRVAALSLFAFHLHLLCDLAGSGPGWPIYYSWPTSMREWFWEGQWDLASWQNAVIGLASTLLCLACALRYRRTFVEVFSARWDAEVTRTLRRRFLREDFVREP
- a CDS encoding DUF6310 domain-containing protein; the protein is MAAPEIIVGAVIVVGVVAVAVAVKEALDTHEFRGSSPEELDSESQTTKFAPRAISANQKPKPEPSGQDWFPPVPHEPRTRERRPECSPKRVPPKGGNVLHNWCADNVPFNAFRGANVLVNGKTYDALQPAARTLWEVKTTAIETYNPFVQRTELQKQVEEGRRERDLATTCGYDFVVGVRTEAHEQLLRNTAPDLKVVLMTWCQEP
- a CDS encoding polysaccharide lyase; amino-acid sequence: MTQLLRLAALVSLIPAFASADVVWKGDFETGNTSQWTRSQSVSNSRLQVVTDVVREGRYALKATVRQGDDPIGASGNRNELLYISQEQADSTWYYKWSTLFPADYPLDDGWQVFAQWHQMGCCGSPPVEFYVRGEEMHLRVGGVKGQVLWTAPLNRGDWHDFVLQVKWSSDAKKGFVQLWHNDEVVVPKTFIATQFGKELNYLKLGLYRDDAIRPEASVYHDGFTMASTLEAVMPPPPAPEPAPVPEPTPEPEPTLPAPEEVPSEELPDAPIVQTPDTRPQSRWGITSPEDLLNPEDPMSAGAQGCNASGGGTAGVSLTAAMGLLCFAALFARRRKPARVRAVARR
- a CDS encoding MarR family winged helix-turn-helix transcriptional regulator gives rise to the protein MSTRPPTSPTPSAVPRYERLRRLALRFPELDASAIETCITLLRASHDLSGAYETHLGRHGLSMGRFMVLVRLLTTEDDAVERVSGLTPADLAESSGVSRATMTGLLDTLEKDDLISREDHPEDRRMYTVRLTPKARQLLEGVLPDHYRRIAALMAPLSEEERTTLRTLLAKVTAGLPLLKDP